Proteins encoded in a region of the Takifugu flavidus isolate HTHZ2018 chromosome 10, ASM371156v2, whole genome shotgun sequence genome:
- the LOC130532247 gene encoding protein rapunzel-like, whose translation MSSSLEKVVAQKKEAIEALMDMLERGAEVLASTVGEFFPLCEAAAPVLRLVLDNTQSKEVFYVKEQFLAVKNKLDVLSSELEDIDCEVRKGRMDSQYFSVEENVRNQFRKYMDILEAKQQFRDVKTRLFLEHFSKTGGEKNLFVLYEALMGTNTFGESVLELVERYVARNRRLLEDFCVRMKELFCLGLIALLGHCALTQGPEEEENKIQEWSSKIEEVETRMKETIESCVAAFPEQAKIDAQYLLQEKEEEPPQDTAQRLLQFLVKKYDWVQWSVRLINHSGSTYRNWRAGEHFHHVAGQNWFEVLRANNINLVVSYSAKPQPVPRDFIRQVMDSQGRKGNAPVVVEVLGKQLCGFVVHAVSCYKESAAAWSFPEECHYWERHKNVAVCVHSE comes from the exons ATGAGCAGCTCGTTGGAGAAGGTCGTGGCCCAGAAAAAGGAGGCGATCGAGGCGTTGATGGATATGCTGGAGAGAGGAGCTGAAGTGTTGGCCAGCACCGTGGGCGAGTTCTTCCCCCTCTGCGAAGCTGCCGCCCCTGTTCTCCGCCTGGTTTTAGACAACACCCAGAGCAAAGAGGTCTTCTATGTCAAAGAGCAATTCTTAGCGGTGAAGAACAAGCTTGATGTCCTCTCATCTGAGCTGGAAGACATTGACTGTGAGGTcaggaagggaaggatggatTCTCAGTATTTCTCAGTGGAGGAGAACGTCAGGAACCAGTTTAGAAAATACATGGACATCCTGGAGGCAAAGCAGCAGTTCAGAGATGTGAAGACCAGACTCTTTCTGGAGCACTTCTCTAAaactggaggagagaagaaccTGTTTGTGCTGTATGAAGCCCTGATGGGCACAAACACCTTTGGGGAATCGGTTTTAGAGCTGGTTGAAAG GTACGTAGCCAGAAACCGTCGTCTCCTGGAAGACTTCTGTGTCCGCATGAAAGAGCTCTTCTGCCTGGGCCTCATTGCTCTGCTGGGCCACTGCGCCTTGACTCAGggtccagaggaggaagagaacaaGATCCAAGAGTGGAGCAGCAAGATTGAAGAAGTGGAGACCAGAATGAAAGAAACGATTGAGTCCTGTGTTGCTGCCTTCCCAGAACAAGCAAAGATAGACGCCCAATATCTCCTgcaagaaaaagaggaggaacccCCACAAGACACAGCTCAGAGGCTCCTGCAGTTCTTGGTGAAAAAGTACGACTGGGTCCAGTGGTCAGTGCGGCTAATCAACCACTCGGGAAGCACCTACAGGAACTGGCGCGCAGGGGAGCATTTCCACCACGTGGCCGGACAGAACTGGTTCGAGGTGCTCCGGGCGAACAACATTAACCTGGTGGTGTCCTACAGCGCCAAGCCGCAGCCGGTGCCCCGCGACTTCATCCGGCAGGTGATGGACAGCCAGGGGAGGAAAGGCAACGCCCCTGTGGTGGTGGAGGTCCTGGGGAAGCAGCTCTGCGGGTTTGTGGTCCACGCAGTCAGCTGCTACAAGGAGTCGGCCGCTGCCTGGAGTTTTCCGGAAGAGTGTCACTACTGGGAACGGCACAAGAACGTAGCGGTGTGTGTTCACTCGGAGTGA
- the LOC130532250 gene encoding protein rapunzel-like — protein sequence MMEEEIVEDQAKLKQGLIKVLQCVSTISSAAAVVNPIFGVAGSLIRVVLHHIDDEDIRKLKQEFSSINKGLDQLSQMNRNTLVQIKKETLDSQYSCVEENLKNQFRKFMEMVDARPEHRERKKEDFEQSYSNDLGDQNLHTLYDGVVGKRKLFSRPILEVYLQHSKGDCQTMERLCTRLTYLFCIGLIALIGYAAVIGDDEEGLSEEWAEKMEHVQEKMKEALRRCK from the coding sequence ATGATGGAAGAAGAGATCGTTGAGGATCAGGCTAAGCTAAAGCAGGGGCTGATCAAAGTGCTCCAGTGTGTGTCCACCATCTCCTCCGCAGCAGCTGTCGTCAACCCCATTTTTGGTGTGGCTGGCTCTCTGATCCGGGTGGTGCTGCACCACATCGACGACGAAGACATCCGCAAGCTGAAGCAGGAGTTCAGCTCGATCAACAAGGGTTTGGACCAGCTGTCCCAGATGAACCGTAACACATTGGTGCAGATCAAGAAGGAAACCCTGGACAGCCAGTATTCCTGTGTGGAGGAGAATCTCAAGAACCAGTTCAGAAAGTTCATGGAAATGGTGGACGCGCGGCCAGAACACCGTGAGCGCAAGAAGGAGGACTTCGAACAAAGCTATTCCAATGACTTGGGAGACCAGAACCTGCACACCCTGTATGACGGTGTGGTGGGTAAACGGAAGCTCTTTAGCAGGCCCATCCTGGAGGTCTACTTACAGCACTCAAAGGGGGATTGCCAGACCATGGAGCGCCTTTGCACACGGCTCACCTACCTGTTTTGCATCGGCCTCATCGCTCTCATTGGCTACGCCGCCGTCATTGGCGATGACGAAGAGGGTCTGAGTGAAGAGTGGGCTGAGAAGATGGAACACGTGCAAGAGAAGATGAAGGAAGCTTTGCGCCGGTGCAAATGA
- the LOC130532249 gene encoding uncharacterized protein LOC130532249, translated as MNSVTTVTLHPHLREEEVLVVENAIRLAIDSIINVLYGVNSARTNEFQRILGDRDKEIQRLNCRLRELEHEHHAPRQPVCTCRVLQKADCSRFIVSQVSADQQPAQLSRYDPSSSDPDPKQECEDSNTATLFERPSLQISLQSNESSVQLSPSRRGLRQSGTPHSTESFSMSDAAVNVPTSPSSSAVKEEPCEIDKVFIQWEISQQESEHHQEDGDTQETPTETQLLDPRDRRNIRNKAHAPPDGHPFPQRQHLRMKKKSVPMSELSEEAQRLKRAAWRAASRRYYARKIARQQANSARLGTFSQVKDFRSSQVERRTLMQELPNDRQMLQRAAPTTYCTSNITHHQTEPTQAGHLPQDAEWLEGPLETNGRGSHDISGGIMCS; from the exons ATGAATTCGGTCACTACCGTAACTCTGCATCCACATCTGCGCGAAGAAGAAGTTCTTGTGGTGGAAAATGCAATTCGTTTGGCAATAGACTCGATAATTAACGTGTTGTACGGCGTCAACAGCGCCAGGACTAATGAGTTCCAGCGGATATTGGGCGACCGGGACAAAGAGATCCAGCGGCTGAATTGCAGGCTCAGAGAGCTGGAGCACGAACATCATGCTCCGCGTCAGCCGGTATGTACCTGCAGAGTCCTGCAGAAAGCTGACTGTAGCAGGTTCATTGTGTCGCAGGTCTCCGCTGACCAACAACCAGCACAGCTGAGCCGCTATGACCCAAGTAGCTCAGACCCTGACCCCAAGCAGGAGTGTGAAGATAGCAATACAG CTACACTTTTTGAAAGACCTTCCTTGCAAATCTCTTTACAAAGCAACGAGTCCTCGGTTCAGTTGTCGCCAAGCAGAAGGGGTCTCAGACAGAGTGGAACCCCCCACTCCACAGAGTCCTTCAGCATGTCGGATGCAGCGGTGAACGTACCCACGTCTCCCAGCAGCTCCGCTGTCAAAGAAGAACCATGTGAGATTGATAAAGTCTTCATCCAGTGGGAAATTAGTCAGCAGGAATCAGAGCATCATCAGGAGGATGGAGACACTCAGGAGACTCCCACTGAAACCC AACTGCTGGATCCCAGAGACAGGAGGAACATCAGGAATAAAGCTCACGCACCACCAGATGGACATCCCTTCCCTCAGAGACAACACCTACG gatgaagaagaagagtgTGCCGATGTCAGAGCTGTCAGAAGAGGCCCAGAGGCTGAAGAGGGCAGCCTGGAGAGCTGCTTCCAGGCGATACTACGCCCGGAAAATAGCTCGACAGCAGGCCAACTCTGCACGCCTGGGCACGTTTTCCCAGGTTAAAGACTTCCGGTCTTCTCAGGTTGAGAGGAGGACGCTGATGCAGGAGCTACCAAACGACCGTCAAATGCTGCAGAGGGCTGCACCAACCACGTACTGCACATCAAACATCACGCACCATCAGACGGAGCCCACACAGGCCGGCCACCTGCCCCAGGACGCAGAGTGGCTCGAGGGGCCACTGGAGACCAACGGAAGAGGATCACATGACATCAGCGGAGGAATAATGTGCAGCTGA
- the il21r.1 gene encoding interleukin 21 receptor, tandem duplicate 1 — MALKLALFLLLWNLALFSHGVVSSFKVTCSTDYDVSLNCSCSDAVQAQPVFLHVSCRDQGDEVNASCEVKPSESWCVMFPLDFELVTSTTTMCTAQVLDKDGARISGSESSSWALCDVVKPEPPSQVQVTNMDDFYNITWDHSNQQDCLTYMVRIREANGFSEEPVYSLPSQGKRLQLDHQRLQPRVNYTVDVKAKMCFNNLYKGPWSEWSPTVHFRSTRTAGIIYSDTLNWHLFYIPPSVLAFVILVFLVLLYWIRKREIMQIPKPDYFFAPLYRNYGGNFKEWVNPVFRECDYAIISPQVPMKSEHDVIQLNSEKQSCAENKEGKQNGHLFHELQAQDGSLLPCQDGGSDSSSDQIGRISIHTVTLSEEEVFEEEGASQSSGCVLGRDRERFFGAAMEEQAGYGLEEAERGLLLHHQADRRASAGDNQVPLHIQLFEEERASLNSLTLNEQSDDGYPHVDLDTIDSGFGEYNSPGASQGAQQTFSLHEQINFHSNYVKQWMV; from the exons ATGGCTCTGAAACTCGCTCTTTTCCTCTTGCTGTGGAATCTGGCATTGTTTTCTCACGGTG tTGTGAGCTCGTTCAAAGTCACCTGTTCGACGGACTACGACGTTTCTCTGAACTGTTCGTGTTCTGACGCTGTGCAGGCGCAGCCTGTCTTCCTTCATGTCAGCTGCCG CGATCAAGGGGATGAGGTTAACGCCTCTTGCGAGGTCAAACCCTCAGAGTCCTGGTGCGTGATGTTCCCGTTGGACTTTGAGCTAGttacctccaccaccaccatgtgTACTGCACAAGTGCTGGACAAAGATGGAGCGAGGATAAGCGGCAGCgagtcctccagctgggccttGTGTGATGTGG TGAAACCTGAGCCTCCTTCCCAAGTTCAGGTGACCAACATGGACGACTTTTACAACATCACCTGGGACCACAGCAACCAGCAGGATTGCCTCACTTACATGGTCCGCATCAGGGAAGCCAACGGGTTTTCAGAG GAGCCAGTTTACTCCCTTCCCTCGCAAGGAAAGCGCCTCCAGTTGGATCATCAGAGGCTGCAGCCACGAGTCAACTATACTGTCGACGTCAAAGCCAAAATGTGTTTCAATAACCTCTATAAAGGTCCCTGGAGTGAGTGGAGCCCCACTGTCCACTTCAGGTCCACAAGAACTGCTGGAATCATATATTCAGACA CGCTGAACTGGCATTTGTTTTACATCCCCCCATCCGTTTTGGCCTTCGTCATCCTCGTCTTCTTGGTTTTATT gTACTGGATCAGGAAGCGGGAGATTATGCAGATTCCCAAACCTGATTATTTTTTCGCCCCACTTTACCGTAACTATGGAGGCAACTTCAAG gagTGGGTGAACCCTGTATTCAGAGAGTGCGATTACGCAATCATCAGCCCACAAGTTCCAATGAAGAGCGAGCACGATGTCATCCAGCTGAACAGCGAGAAACAAAGCTGCGCGGAGAACAAGGAGGGGAAACAAAACGGCCACCTCTTCCACGAGCTGCAGGCCCAGGACGGCTCACTTTTGCCCTGCCAGGACGGCggctcagacagcagcagcgaccagattGGACGCATCTCCATCCACACTGTGACCCTGTCGGAAGAAGAAGTGTTTGAGGAGGAAGGCGCATCGCAAAGCTCTGGTTGTGTTCTCGGAAGGGACAGAGAAAGATTCTTTGGAGCGGCCATGGAAGAGCAGGCCGGCTATGGTTTAGAAGAAGCTGAGCGTGGATTACTGCTTCACCACCAAGCAGATCGTCGCGCTTCAGCGGGGGACAATCAGGTCCCACTTCACATCCAGTTATTTGAAGAAGAGAGGGCGTCGCTGAACTCCCTCACCTTAAACGAACAGTCAGACGACGGCTACCCTCACGTGGACTTGGACACCATTGACAGTGGCTTTGGAGAGTACAACAGCCCTGGAGCCTCACAAGGAGCACAGCAGACATTTTCCCTCCATGAACAAATAAACTTCCACTCCAACTACGTCAAACAGTGGATGGTGTGA